From the Lolium rigidum isolate FL_2022 chromosome 2, APGP_CSIRO_Lrig_0.1, whole genome shotgun sequence genome, one window contains:
- the LOC124690888 gene encoding uncharacterized protein LOC124690888 has product MDMLETSLAVWDLANLIKPIDIVTLELLVILLSIVPNFFVESLSTDWPSDQLCSADALGLTEASHALLRLPSRRGDGDAQPLLHALWLVHDGNHVVLLVEFQALSWWPA; this is encoded by the exons ATGGACATGCTTGAAACCAG TTTAGCAGTTTGGGATCTTGCCAACCTGATAAAGCCAATCGACATTGTCACTTTGGAACTTCTAGTGATACTCCTCTCTATTGTTCCTAATTTTTTTGTGGAGAGTCTCTCAACTGATTG GCCCTCTGACCAGCTATGCAGTGCTGATGCTCTTGGGCTAACCGAGGCCTCCCACGCCCTGCTTCGACTACCTTCTCGGCGTGGCGACGGTGATGCTCAACCTCTGCTACATGCTCTCTG GTTAGTCCATGATGGGAACCATGTTGTGCTCCTCGTGGAGTTCCAGGCGTTGTCCTGGTGGCCAGCGTGA